One segment of Gordonia terrae DNA contains the following:
- a CDS encoding YveK family protein: MKVLNIVAAKWMLVVAFTLIGLIAAIGYSLLQPQTYVATVRTYIATGTSDMLEAYQGNQAARASIQTFAVLATDPTVAQRAIARSGVDISLPQFISEISVSVPPQTVILDVSVQNSTSADAERLSTALAQELVGTVTALQEPASGGPGALRLVVVDPNTQGAVRQQLIDPVLLGIGAIGGALAGSLIALLLHRRRGGVSDVEQSDRIPDGPTTGDIEVTINRPSSAMRSQHVPVEQSTAANHRAPLVEHPTNAPGARPPLVTQAPSLSPLVEQATSEAGSQPPLVEQATSEARSRVETTPRNASYTARHTLSRHSATRHGGGFVGPGRAI; the protein is encoded by the coding sequence ATGAAAGTCCTCAACATCGTTGCCGCGAAATGGATGCTCGTCGTGGCATTCACCCTGATCGGCCTCATCGCCGCCATCGGCTACTCGCTGCTTCAACCGCAGACCTACGTGGCGACCGTTCGGACCTACATCGCCACCGGCACCTCCGACATGCTGGAGGCATACCAGGGAAACCAAGCGGCCCGGGCGAGCATCCAGACGTTCGCTGTGCTGGCCACCGACCCGACCGTCGCGCAGCGGGCGATCGCCAGATCGGGGGTCGACATCTCTCTGCCACAGTTCATCTCCGAGATCTCGGTCAGCGTCCCGCCGCAGACCGTCATCCTCGATGTGTCCGTCCAGAACTCGACGTCGGCCGACGCTGAACGGCTGTCCACCGCCCTCGCGCAGGAACTCGTCGGCACGGTCACCGCTCTGCAGGAGCCGGCCAGCGGCGGCCCCGGGGCACTTCGACTGGTGGTCGTCGACCCGAATACCCAAGGCGCCGTGCGTCAGCAACTCATCGACCCGGTGCTCCTCGGCATCGGCGCGATCGGCGGTGCGCTCGCCGGCTCCCTGATCGCACTGCTGCTCCATCGTCGCCGCGGCGGCGTGTCCGATGTGGAGCAGTCCGACCGCATCCCGGACGGTCCGACCACCGGCGACATCGAGGTCACCATCAACCGCCCGTCCAGCGCGATGAGGAGCCAGCATGTGCCTGTCGAACAGTCGACGGCAGCGAATCACCGGGCCCCGCTGGTCGAGCACCCAACCAACGCACCCGGAGCCCGCCCGCCGCTGGTTACACAGGCACCGAGCCTTTCCCCGCTGGTTGAGCAGGCGACGAGCGAAGCAGGCAGCCAACCCCCGCTGGTTGAGCAGGCGACAAGCGAAGCGAGGAGCCGTGTCGAAACCACCCCCCGCAATGCCAGTTACACAGCTCGCCACACCCTGAGCCGGCACTCCGCAACGCGGCACGGTGGCGGATTCGTCGGGCCGGGCCGAGCCATCTGA